The window AATGTGAGTACAAATGGATTCAAGCGCTCTCGAGCAATGTTTGAAGATTTAATTTATCATACAATAAGACAACCTGGATCACAATCATCAGGTGATACTACTTTACCATCAGGTCTACAAATGGGTATAGGAGTTAGACCTGTTTCTACAGAAAGAATTCATAATCAAGGACATTTATCTAAAACTGATTCTTCAAAAGACATCGCTATACATGGGAATGGATTTTTTCAAGTACTACTTCCAGATGGAAGCTTAGCTTATACCCGGGACGGATCCTTTCAAGTAGATCAAAACGGACAATTAGTAACTAATAGTGGATTTCCTATTCAACCAATTATTATAATCCCATCTGATAGTACTAATATGCATGTAGGAAGAGACGGTATAGTTACTGTTACTACACAGGGTAAATCTCAACCAGTGCATAGAGGGCAACTAAATCTTGTAAACTTTACAAATAGCTCTGGATTATCAAACTTAGGAGAAAATTTGTATCAAGAAACTGAAGCTTCTGGTAGTCCTATGTTAGCGTTACCTGGTACAAACGGAACAGGACTGTTATATCAAGGATATGTAGAAACTTCTAATGTTAATATTGCAGAAGAACTCGTGAACATGATTCAAACTCAACGCGCTTATGAAATTAATAGTAAAGTAATTACCACATCTGATCAAATGCTACAAAAGTTATCTCAATTATAATATTTAATTTTTATACCATAAACTATAAAAATTTCATTAAATTGTTATTATTTTAGGGCAATATTTTGTGATTATATTACTTAATTTTAAAATTAGACATCATTTAATACTTATGTTTCTTTTATTACTAAATGGATGTGCTTTAAGTTCACATACAACTTTATATAAATATAAACCGAAATCTCCATGTTTATCTCAAAAATGGCCAAGTTTAATTAAAAATTCTAGTTATCAGGAAAATGAAATAAACAAAAATCTCTTTGAACCACTTTTTGAAGATTATAGACCGCATAATGTAGGAGACACTATTACTGTAATTTTACAAGAAAGTATTAGTACAAGTAATAATTCATCTAATAATTTAAGTCATAACGAAAATACTAATCTTGGAGTAGATTTTGGAAACGATCGCTCAAAAAATAATTCCTCAATTTCTCCAGGATTGAATGGATTTGTTAAAAATGATTTTGTAGGATCTGGGAGTTCTTTTTCAAATAATAAATTTACAGGATTAATTACCGTAACCATTAATGACATTTTATCTAATGGAAATTTAGTAGTATCAGGAGAAAAAAAAATTTCAGTTAATTCAGAAGTAGAAACAATCCATTTTTCAGGTATAATTAATCCTCGTACTATTTCTAAAGGCAATTCTGTAGTTTCTACTCAAATAGCTAATGCTCATATTGAATATAAAAGTGAAGGTTTTATTAATAAAAAACTTAACATTGGTTGGCTTCAGCGCTTAATTTTAAGTATTTTCTCTTTTTAAAAAATCAGTGTTCTAAAAATACAATATTTTTAAAAAATTTTGAAAGACATTGGTCTTTATTGTAAAATATTTGATCAGTTTATAACCAACCAATTATAAGGCATATTATGTCTAAAAAAATATTATTAAAATATGTTTTCATAATGTTTTCTCTAATAATTTTGAATACACATGCAGATAAGATAAGAGACTTAATAACTATTCAAGGAACACGCGATAATCAACTTATAGGTTATGGATTAATCGCAGGTTTAAACGGAACTGGTGATGATACCACCAACATTCCATATACTGTTAATACACTTAAAAATATGCTAGCTCAACTAGGAATCGAATTTTCTTCAGAAAAAAATATACAGCTTAAAAATATTGCTGCAGTTATGGTAACTGCAAAATATCCAAGTTTTATTCATAAAGGACAAAAAATAGATGTATTTGTGTCTTCTATTGGAAATGCAAAAAGTTTAAAAGGAGGGATATTATTAATGACTCCTTTGAGAAGTATCAATAATCAAATATACGCTATTGCTCAAGGAAGTATTACAGTTAACGAACAACATTATCCTCAAAATCTAATTTTATCAAATTCAGATAATCAATACAATAGTGGAAAAATAATTGACGGAGCTATCGTAGAAAAAGAAATGAGTGTTAATTTTGGAAATAAAAAAATTGTAATTTTACAGCTTAATAACGAAGATTTTGCTTTAGTTCAAAAAATTAGTGATAAAATTAATAATCAATATCCAAACTCTTCTATCGCATTGAACTCTAGAACAATACAATTATATACTCCAAAAAATAATACTTCTCAAGTTCGAATGTTATCAAATATTCAAAATATTGAAATTGATTTACCTGTTCAAGACGCAAAAGTTATTATTAATACCAAAACTGGAGACATCGTTATGAATCGTGAGGTAAAAATTAATTCATGTGCAGTAGCACATGGTAACATATCCATGATTATTAATGATGCTAAACACCATCGACGTCATTTTGAACCCGTAATTTACGAAAGCAGCAACCATTTAAAAGAAATAAATAACAGAAGCGATTATTATAATGAAAATGAAGTTAAGTATATAAATCAAGCAGTCAATCTTAATAACATAGTTCACGCACTGAATTCTCTTGGAATTAAACCTGTAGAATTAATATCAATTTTACAAGCTATGCATGATGTAGGATGCTTACGTGCCAAAATCGAGGTTATATAAATATGGATAATAAATTTTATCTTTCTGTAAATCACATATATTCTAATTTCAAAAATGTAAATGAATTTAAAAATGTTGAAAGAAACAATGCAAAACAAACCAAAAAAGTAGCAAAACAAATAGAAGGGCTTTTTCTTTACATGATACTAAAAAATATGAGAAATAGCTGTTTAAAAGATGTTTCAATCAATAAAAATCAAGAACTCATGTATACAGATATGTATGATCAATTTATTGCTCAGAAAATGAGCGAAAGAGGATTAGGATTTTCAAAAATAATTGAAGAGCAAATTAACATAATAAACAACAATAACCGAGAACAATTAAATTACTAAATTAATTGAATATTTTGTGTAAAAATTTAGTTTAAAAAACTTTCCAAAATTTGTATACTGTTTTAAATGAAATTATTTATAGTTTTTAAAATTAGTATTCTACATGTTAAATATTGCATAAAGTAAAATATGCTTATTATAAAAAATTCTATACTAATATTCATCCCATGATTTTTCCAAAACATCATATAAATTTTTCATGGGAGAGCTATTTGTAATCGAAATTATATAATGTGCTTACTTTTAAAAACCATTAGATATAAATTCATTATTTTAAATTTTATTGGAAATTTTCACATTCTAATTTATATACATCTTAAAAAAATAAAATAAAATGTTTTTTTAATAAGATTTTTGAGTTCTATGAAATATTAAATTGTTAAAATTTCTTAAAGCTCTCTGTTCTATACATCTTAAAATATAGAAATATTTAAGACAATTATTCTAGCTATTTAAAATCTATTACATTTAGAACAAAAATTTCGGTTAATTTTATTCATGGACGAATTTAACCTCTGCCTAGACATTTCTAACAAACCAAACTTAGAAATCGTTCCAATTTGAATACGTGCGCGATCATTTTTTAAAATTTTTCGAAAATGATTTATTACTAATCTTTTATGAAGAGGTGCTGTCATATCAATAAAATCGATTACAATTAGACCTCCTAAATCTCGCAATCGCAATTGACGTGAAATTTCATTAGCAGCTTCTAAATTTGTACTAAGTGCTGTTTCTTCAATATCTAAACCTTTATTAGAACGAAAAGAATTGATATCAATAGCAGTTAACGCTTCTAAAGTATCAATAGTAATGGACCCACCTGAAGGAAGTATTATATTACGTTGAAAGATAGAATTAATTTGAGATTCTATTTGATAATAACTAAATAAAGAACTGGTTCCAGTATATAATTTAATTCTATCTCTAAAATTACTTTTTCCTAGTAAAGATATGTATTGATATATACAAACTAAAAATTTTGAATCATCAACGATAACTTCTTGAATATCATGATAAAGATAATCTCGTAAAGCTCGAAATATTATATTATTTTCTTGATAAATTAAACACGGCGAACAATTAGATTGATAAGCTTCTTTAATTTTCTTCCAATTTTGCAATTGACACATTAAATCGATTTGTAAGATTTCTACTGATTTTCCCAGACTGGCTGTTCGAAAGATTATTCCCATTTCAATAGGAACTTTTAATAGAAGTAAAGTTTTTTTTATACTATTTCTATATTTTCCACTTATTTTTCTTGATATCCCTAAAAATCCTGGATTTTTAGGAAATAATACTATATAACTGCCAGCTAAACTTATAAAAGTGGTTAACAAAGCACACTTGTTTCCTCTTTCTTCTTTATTAACTTGAACAATACACTCTTGTCCTTTTTTTAAAACATTTTTTATATTGTAACGATTTTTTGTTATATTTTTATTAAAAAAATATTCACAAGAAATTTCTCTAAATGGTAAAAATCCATTTTTGCATGTTCCGTAGTCAACAAATACTGCTTCTAAACTGGGTACAATATGAACTATTTTACCTTTATAAACACTTGACTTTTTCCGTTTATGATTAACGTCCTCAACATCAAAATTATACAATTTTTGATTTTCTATGAGAGCAATACGCGACCTACTCTTCTTAGTAATGTTTATTAACATTTTCTTCATTACAAAATTCTCAATTTTCAAATTTATAAAAAACGTATAAATTTCTGCGTTAACACGTTTACATATTCCCATGTTAGTAAAGCAAGATCAAAACAATTCTATTATTACTTTTAACTTTTAGAATTATCACTACTTTAGTATAACAAAACCTATAACGATAACTAATTTTAACAAAGATAAAATATAATTTAGCTACATTGTCAAATTCATTTTTATATCTAATATACTATTTCAAAATTTTAGTTTATCTTAAAACCATAAATATGTTAAAAAATGCTTTAAAAATTTTCAAAAACACATTTTAATTTTTAGGACAATAAAATATGAGTAATAATTTTCCTATATCATTTTTACGTATTACTGAAGAAAATGAAAAGCAAAGAATAGATAACTTTTTAAAAAAAAAATTTAAAAAAACACCAAAAAGCATAATTTATAAAATATTAAGAACTGGACAAGTAAGAATAAACAAAATGCGTGTAAAACCTAAATACAAGTTGAAAATAGGAGACCATATTAGAATCCCCCCTTTAAAGAAAACATACCAAATAAAAAAAGGCATTCCACCAAATTCGAAATTATATTCTTTATTATCTGACAACATTTTGTATGAAGACGATTGTTTATTAGTATTAAATAAACCTTCTGGTTTAGCAGTACATAGTGGAAGTGGAATAAAATTTGGAGTAATTGAGTATCTCAGAATATTGAAAAACATAAATACATATTTTGACTTAGTTCATAGATTGGATAGAGAAACATCAGGCGTTCTAATTATAGCTAAAAAACGCTCAGTTTTACGAGATTTACACAAACAACTCAGAGAACGAAAAATTATAAAAAAATATTTAGCTTTAGTACATGGACAGTGGCCAAAACATTTAACATGCATTTCCGCTCCTTTACTAAAAGTAATATCAAAATATGATCATGTAGTTACAATTAATCATATTCACGGAAAAACTTCAAAAACCTTTTTTAAAATACAAGAAATATATGATAATAATACTTTGATGTTAATCACTCCAAAAACTGGAAGAACTCATCAAATTCGAGCGCATGCTAAATATGCAAATCATCCGATAGTGTTAGATAAAAAATACGGAAAAGCTAATTTAGATAATATTATTAATAATAACTTATCTATTAATAGAATATTGTTACATTCTACTTCCGTTAATTTTTTTCATCCAATAAAACAAGAATTTATAAACGTAATAGCACCTCTAGATATAGCTTTTAAGAAAGTTTTAAATAATCTCAAAAAAATGTCTCGAATACAAGAAATATAATTAAAACGTTATAAATGACATTTTTTTATAAAAATTTTTAAAATTATTATTTATATAATAATCAAAATTTTGAACTAAATATAATAACTTATACATTACTATACTATGATTAAAGTATATAATATGTTTTATAAAAATGTTATAACATAAAATGGATATATAAAATGGCTGTACAAAAAAATAAACCTACTCGATCTAAGAGAGGTATGCGAAGATCCCATGATCATTTAAAAATCCCATCTTTATCTATCGATCGAACTTCAGGAGAAACACATATAAGACATCACATTACTGCAAAAAAATATTATAAAGGTATAAAAGTATTATAATAGTTGTTTGTTACATAATAAATTTCAAGTATTTTAAAATAGTGCTATTCTTAAAAAAATAGCACTTCTCTAAAACATTAAAAAATTTTAAAGTAGTTCGAATAATATTTTTAGAATACAATTACTACTCTATAACACATAAATGTATAAGTTCTGTTAAAATAATTAGTTTATACGAATTTTTTATCTAAACCACTACATTTTTTACACTTTTGAATTTGTATTTAATATTTTTATAAAAAAAATACTAAAAATGCAATTTCTTATAAAAATTTTTATTACAAAAGGAACGTCAATGTGCATTTACATGCTATATTGTTTCCGGGTCAAGAATTTCAAAACATAAACGTATTAAAAAATCTTATAAGAAAATACAAAATTATAAAAAATACGTTTTATGAATCTTCTGAATATATTGGATTTAATTTAAATAGATTTATAAAAAATAATTCGCAAGAAATAATAAACAATAGTAAATATATTAGGTTAATTGCAATAACATCATCAATTGCTATGTATAGATTATGGAACAACGCAAATGAAAAAATTCCAATAATATTGGCTGGACATAGTTTAGGTGAATATTCAGCGTTAGTATGTTCGAATTCTTTAAAATTTAGTGATGCTATAAAATTAATTTTAATTCGTCATCAATTTATGAAAGAATCTATGAAAAAAAAAATGGGAGCTATGCATGTAATAATAGGATTGAAAGAGCATAATATTGAAAAAATTTTAGAAAATTTTAAACATTTAGAACAAGTTTCAATAGCTTGTATTAACACTCCACATCATATAGTAATTTCAGGAGAGAAAAACATAGTACATGAAGTCAGCTTAGCTTGCAAAAAAAATGGCGCTAAAAAAATTTTTTATCTACCTATAAATCCTCCTTCTCATTGTATATTAATGAAAAGTGCTGCAAAAAAATTTTTAAAAGTATTAGAAACAATAGTATTTGAAACACCAAAATTCCCAGTCATCAATAACGTTGACGTAAAATGTGAAACTACTGCTCCAGCTATTCGCAATGCACTCATGAGACAATTATATAATCCAGTAAAATGGTGTGATACCATTACATATTTATCTAAAAAAAATGTATCAATTTTTGTAGAAGCAGGGTTAAATAACACACTAATTAACATTAATAAATTTATTGTTGCAATTCCTTCAGTTTCACTTAATAATAAAAATTATTTATTAAATCAATCTTTTAAAAAACCGAGTGAAACCTAAATATGAACTCTAAAAAAAAATTGCATTAGTTACAGGAGCTAGTCGTGGAATAGGAAAGGGAATTGCTAAAAAATTAGCTAGCGAGGGGATGATTGTAATTGGAACTTCCAGATCACAATCTGGGATAAAGATTATTAATAATTACTTAAAAAATAATGGAACAAGTTTCATTCTCAATACCGTCAATGTAAATTCAATTAAAAACTCTATCAAGAACATCTATAAAAATTTTGAAAATATCGATATATTAATTAATAATATAGGCATTGTAGAAGATAAATTACTAATAAATATGACGCATAAAACATGGGAAAAAGTTTTAAATACTAATTTGAACTCTCTCTTTCATATATCAAAACCTATAGTTCAAAAAATGATAAAAAAAAGAAATGGTAAAATTGTTACAATAGGATCTATTATGGGAAATATAGGAAATTGTGGACAAACTAATTATTCTGCATCTAAATCTGGAATACTAGGTTTTCATAGATCTCTAGCATTAGAAGTTGCTTCTAAAGGAATTTGTGTTAACGTAATATCTCCTGGCTTTATTGAAACTAAAATGACAAAACGTTTAACAAAATTTCAAAAAATGAAATACCTATCTAAAATTCCATTAAAAAGATTTGGAACGATTAATGAAATATCTGAAACAGTTTCATTTCTGGTATCAGATCGTGTGAACTATATTACAGGGCAAGTAATACATATAAATGGAGGAATGTACATGCCATAAAAATTTAAAAAATTAATACTTTATCTCATTATTAGTATACTACTTTAAAATTATTACGCGAAAATAGATACGTATATGAAAAATATAGAAAAAAAAATTGTAAAAATAATCTCAAAGCAATTAGGTTTTAAAAAAGAAGAAATTCATATGACATCATCTTTAAATGAAGATCTTGGTGCAGATTCACTAGATACTGTTGAATTAATTATGACTATAGAAGACAAATTTAACATTGAAATTACAGACAAAGAATCAGAAAATTTTACTACAGTACAATCAATAATTGATCTTATAAAGAAAAAATTTTAAAAAAATAACAGAAATGTACTATAAATTTTTATGAATTTATTAAAAGAAAACTTTTACTCGGAAATTGTATACATGTCAAATGGAAAATTTATAGTAATTGAAGGAATAGATGGATCTGGGAAAACTTCTATCTGTTATTTTTTAAAAAAATTGTTATTAAAACATAAAAAATGTCATGTAAAAGTTTTGAGAGATCCTGGAAGCACATCTATATCTGAAAAAATACGATATTTAATTAAAAATTCAATTAAAAACGAATATATGTTTTATGAAACAGAACTTTTATTAATTTATGCAGCTAGAGTGCAATTAACAAAACTAGTAATTAGTCCAGAGTTAAAAAAAGGAAATTGGATTATAAGTGATCGATATGCATTATCATCATTAGCTTATCAAGGAGGGGGGAGAAAGATTAGTAAAAAAAAAATATTATTATTACAATCACTATTTTTAAAAAACGTTATACCAGACATAACATTTTATTTAGATGTTAAACCATCCACTGGATTAGAAAGAATTACTAAAAGAAAAAATAAGGATAGAATAGAAAAAAACACGTTAAATTTTTTTATCCAAGTTAGACATGCATATTTAGAATTTATTCGCAACGATTCTAAAACTATTAAAATTAATGCCAATTATAATTTAAATACAGTAAAGAAAAATTTTAAATTAGAATTTTGTTCTTGGTTAAATGAAAACATATGAATTTATATCCATGGTTAACTATATACTATAATAATATTATTCATCAATTTAAAAAATATAAAAAAAATTATTCTATTTTATTGAAAGCACCCAAAGGAATAGGAATTGAATCATTAGCCAAAAATATCGGATTATGGCTATTATGTTCGAACAAAAATAAACGTGATATTCACTGCGAAAAATGTCAAAATTGTAAACTAATGTATGCAACTACTCATCCTGATTGGTATAATGTTAAATTAATTTCAAAAAAAGATATGATAGGAGTGGATACTATAAGATGGTTATGTAATCAAATATTTCATACTCCTAAAAAAAATAAAAATAAAATAATATACTTACCTAACATGTC of the Buchnera aphidicola (Schlechtendalia chinensis) genome contains:
- the flgG gene encoding flagellar basal-body rod protein FlgG, which gives rise to MIPSLWIAKTGLDAQQINMNVISNNLANVSTNGFKRSRAMFEDLIYHTIRQPGSQSSGDTTLPSGLQMGIGVRPVSTERIHNQGHLSKTDSSKDIAIHGNGFFQVLLPDGSLAYTRDGSFQVDQNGQLVTNSGFPIQPIIIIPSDSTNMHVGRDGIVTVTTQGKSQPVHRGQLNLVNFTNSSGLSNLGENLYQETEASGSPMLALPGTNGTGLLYQGYVETSNVNIAEELVNMIQTQRAYEINSKVITTSDQMLQKLSQL
- a CDS encoding flagellar basal body L-ring protein FlgH, producing MIILLNFKIRHHLILMFLLLLNGCALSSHTTLYKYKPKSPCLSQKWPSLIKNSSYQENEINKNLFEPLFEDYRPHNVGDTITVILQESISTSNNSSNNLSHNENTNLGVDFGNDRSKNNSSISPGLNGFVKNDFVGSGSSFSNNKFTGLITVTINDILSNGNLVVSGEKKISVNSEVETIHFSGIINPRTISKGNSVVSTQIANAHIEYKSEGFINKKLNIGWLQRLILSIFSF
- a CDS encoding flagellar basal body P-ring protein FlgI; the protein is MSKKILLKYVFIMFSLIILNTHADKIRDLITIQGTRDNQLIGYGLIAGLNGTGDDTTNIPYTVNTLKNMLAQLGIEFSSEKNIQLKNIAAVMVTAKYPSFIHKGQKIDVFVSSIGNAKSLKGGILLMTPLRSINNQIYAIAQGSITVNEQHYPQNLILSNSDNQYNSGKIIDGAIVEKEMSVNFGNKKIVILQLNNEDFALVQKISDKINNQYPNSSIALNSRTIQLYTPKNNTSQVRMLSNIQNIEIDLPVQDAKVIINTKTGDIVMNREVKINSCAVAHGNISMIINDAKHHRRHFEPVIYESSNHLKEINNRSDYYNENEVKYINQAVNLNNIVHALNSLGIKPVELISILQAMHDVGCLRAKIEVI
- a CDS encoding rod-binding protein; amino-acid sequence: MDNKFYLSVNHIYSNFKNVNEFKNVERNNAKQTKKVAKQIEGLFLYMILKNMRNSCLKDVSINKNQELMYTDMYDQFIAQKMSERGLGFSKIIEEQINIINNNNREQLNY
- a CDS encoding Rne/Rng family ribonuclease, with protein sequence MKKMLINITKKSRSRIALIENQKLYNFDVEDVNHKRKKSSVYKGKIVHIVPSLEAVFVDYGTCKNGFLPFREISCEYFFNKNITKNRYNIKNVLKKGQECIVQVNKEERGNKCALLTTFISLAGSYIVLFPKNPGFLGISRKISGKYRNSIKKTLLLLKVPIEMGIIFRTASLGKSVEILQIDLMCQLQNWKKIKEAYQSNCSPCLIYQENNIIFRALRDYLYHDIQEVIVDDSKFLVCIYQYISLLGKSNFRDRIKLYTGTSSLFSYYQIESQINSIFQRNIILPSGGSITIDTLEALTAIDINSFRSNKGLDIEETALSTNLEAANEISRQLRLRDLGGLIVIDFIDMTAPLHKRLVINHFRKILKNDRARIQIGTISKFGLLEMSRQRLNSSMNKINRNFCSKCNRF
- a CDS encoding RluA family pseudouridine synthase, with the translated sequence MSNNFPISFLRITEENEKQRIDNFLKKKFKKTPKSIIYKILRTGQVRINKMRVKPKYKLKIGDHIRIPPLKKTYQIKKGIPPNSKLYSLLSDNILYEDDCLLVLNKPSGLAVHSGSGIKFGVIEYLRILKNINTYFDLVHRLDRETSGVLIIAKKRSVLRDLHKQLRERKIIKKYLALVHGQWPKHLTCISAPLLKVISKYDHVVTINHIHGKTSKTFFKIQEIYDNNTLMLITPKTGRTHQIRAHAKYANHPIVLDKKYGKANLDNIINNNLSINRILLHSTSVNFFHPIKQEFINVIAPLDIAFKKVLNNLKKMSRIQEI
- the rpmF gene encoding 50S ribosomal protein L32, producing MAVQKNKPTRSKRGMRRSHDHLKIPSLSIDRTSGETHIRHHITAKKYYKGIKVL
- a CDS encoding ACP S-malonyltransferase, translated to MHLHAILFPGQEFQNINVLKNLIRKYKIIKNTFYESSEYIGFNLNRFIKNNSQEIINNSKYIRLIAITSSIAMYRLWNNANEKIPIILAGHSLGEYSALVCSNSLKFSDAIKLILIRHQFMKESMKKKMGAMHVIIGLKEHNIEKILENFKHLEQVSIACINTPHHIVISGEKNIVHEVSLACKKNGAKKIFYLPINPPSHCILMKSAAKKFLKVLETIVFETPKFPVINNVDVKCETTAPAIRNALMRQLYNPVKWCDTITYLSKKNVSIFVEAGLNNTLININKFIVAIPSVSLNNKNYLLNQSFKKPSET
- the fabG gene encoding 3-oxoacyl-ACP reductase FabG; this translates as MALVTGASRGIGKGIAKKLASEGMIVIGTSRSQSGIKIINNYLKNNGTSFILNTVNVNSIKNSIKNIYKNFENIDILINNIGIVEDKLLINMTHKTWEKVLNTNLNSLFHISKPIVQKMIKKRNGKIVTIGSIMGNIGNCGQTNYSASKSGILGFHRSLALEVASKGICVNVISPGFIETKMTKRLTKFQKMKYLSKIPLKRFGTINEISETVSFLVSDRVNYITGQVIHINGGMYMP
- the acpP gene encoding acyl carrier protein; the protein is MKNIEKKIVKIISKQLGFKKEEIHMTSSLNEDLGADSLDTVELIMTIEDKFNIEITDKESENFTTVQSIIDLIKKKF
- the tmk gene encoding dTMP kinase; its protein translation is MSNGKFIVIEGIDGSGKTSICYFLKKLLLKHKKCHVKVLRDPGSTSISEKIRYLIKNSIKNEYMFYETELLLIYAARVQLTKLVISPELKKGNWIISDRYALSSLAYQGGGRKISKKKILLLQSLFLKNVIPDITFYLDVKPSTGLERITKRKNKDRIEKNTLNFFIQVRHAYLEFIRNDSKTIKINANYNLNTVKKNFKLEFCSWLNENI